The Cellulophaga sp. RHA19 genome includes the window TGCGTACACCTTCACTAGTGCCACCAGATATTATACAAACATTAAAACCTTTTTGTATAGCAGTTTTAAGGGCGTAACCATCTTTAACATTCATTTTACGTAGTAATTCTCCGTTTTCGGTAATAAGTACATTTCCGTCTGTAAAAACACCGTCTACATCAAAAACAAAAGTGGTAATATTATGTAAGTATTCTTTATAACTTTTTTCCATAAGTGTTGGTAATAGATTTGCTAATAACGCTATATATTTCTTTATGCGTATTGTTTGTTAATTGGGTTAAGTGACGTTGCATTGTACCTATGTCATTACGTTTTGCTGGTCCTGTTTGTGCATCGTAAGGAGATAGTTTGTGTAGCTTTGTAACGGTTTCTTGTATTAAGGGTGATAAAATTGAAAAAGGAACCTTATTTTCTTCACAAATTTCTTGTCCAATTTGGTACATATGATTGCTAAAATTATTGACAAAAACGGCAGCCAAATGTATAGATTTTCTTTGTTCTGATGATATTTTATGCACACTGTTAGAGACACTTTCTGCTAGTTGAAGTAGTAATGTTTCATCAGTTTTGTTTTCTGCTTCAATACAAATAGGAATTTCTTTAAAATTTACAGTAGCTCCTTTGCTAAACGTCTGTAGTGGATAAAAAGATCCTTTTCGGTTTTTATCATTTAAAGCAGCAATAGCAACACTGCCAGAGGTATGCACTACTAATTTATTTTCTAAGACTAATTGTGAAGATATATTGGCAATACTATCATCTGTGGTAGCAATAATATATATATCTGCATTAGGTAAATCATTAATGTCAGTAGTTGTATTTATACTATTTTTTAAAGGGAGTAATGCTGTTTCTGTACGGTTGTATACCATTGCAATAGATACATTTTTTAGCTCACTAAATGCATTATATAAATGTGTGCCAATATTCCCTAATCCTATAATTACTACACTAATCATATTGCAAAAGTACAGTTAATCTGTCAAAAAAAATTATTCTTTACAACCAATTGTTATAGCGTGTGTGTGTCCTGCATTTGTACTTGCAGCTATAGTTATAGCATTATTAGTTTTTAAGGTTGCAAAATTTTCTGTTGTAACGGTAAGCATATGCTCGTGTCCTGTAGCGCCAATTAATGGGTATACTTTTGTGGAGCCACTAATTATGTCTTGCGTAGGAATTTCTAAGGTATGATTGTGATTGCCTGTAATAGTAATTTCAGCTCCATTTTCTATGCAATTTCCTTTTGGCCCCTCTTCTGCATCAGTGCCAGAATTATCATCACTAGAACAACTAAAATTTACAAGAATGGGAAGAGCAATAAGAGCAAAACAAAGAATTTTTTTTAAGGGTGTAATGCTAATCATAATAATACTTTTTTTGTCTTTTATTAATACTTTGTTGCTTAATTTTGTGACTAATGCATTCATAATTATTTGCTAATGTATTAAATAGAATTTGTAATATGAAAAAACTAGAGCTCACAACAAAAGAGAATGTACATACATTAGTCTCTGCATTCTATGATAAAATACGAAAGGATGAAACTTTAGGTCCAATTTTTAACGGTATAATTACAGATTGGGACCATCATTTACAACACCTTACTAATTTTTGGAGCAATCAGTTATTTATAGAGCGGGGTACATACAAAGGTAACCCTATTGCTGTGCATAATAAAGTAGATAATTTTACAGGTAATACCATAAACGAAATGCATTTTGGTATTTGGCTTAATCATTGGTTTGCAACTTTAGATGAACTTTTTGAAGGCGATAATGTAAATATTGCTAAAAACAGGGCTCGTAATATGGGGTCTAACATTCATATTCATATTTTTAATGCTAGACCAAAGACTAGCTAATAAATAGTTAAATATTAGGGTTTCATTAACACATTTATTGTTGTTTTAGGTACAAAAAAACACAAAAAGGGCGTATTTTTGCAAACCAAATTCACATAGTATTATCCAAGATGGTAAATTTAATTAAGAAGTTCTTTTTCTCTACACGTTTAATGTCATTTCTCTTTATTGCTTTTGCAACAGCATTAGCTCTTGGGACATTTATAGAAAGCTGGTATAGCACAGATACAGCAAGGATTTGGATCTACAATACCACTTGGTTTGAAGCTATAATGGCCTTTTTTGTAATTAACTTTTTAGGAAACATTTCTAGATATAAATTATTGCGTAAAGAAAAATGGGCAGTATTGTTGTTACACCTTTCTTGGATATTTATAATAATTGGTGCATTTGTAACAAGATACATTAGTTTTGAGGGGATGATGCCTATACGTGAAGGCGAAACTGAAAATGTATTTTATTCTGATAAAACATACATTTCTACTATAGTTTATGGTGAAAAAGACGGAGTAAAAATGCAGAAAAAGCAAGAGTATCCTATTCTTGTAACAGCAGAAGGTTTAAAGTCTAGTTTGCCAATTCATACAAATTTTGATAAAACAGAATACAGTATTAAATATGCTGGTTTTATTGATGGAGCTAAAGAAGGATTAATTATTGGTGAAGAAGGAAAAAACTTTTTAAAAATAGTAGAATCTAGTAGTGGTGGTCGTCACGATCATTATCTAGAAGAAGGTGTTGTACAAAGCATACATAATATTTTATTTGCTTTAAATAAGCCAACCAAAGGTGCTATTAATATTACGGCAACAGACTCTAGTTACACTATACAATCTCCGTTTGAAGGTACTTTTATGCGAATGGCAGATAGGTTACAAGGTGGCGTTAAAAAAGATACGGTACAAAAACTGCAATTACGCTCTTTATATCAAATGGCAGATATGCAA containing:
- a CDS encoding Rossmann-like and DUF2520 domain-containing protein yields the protein MISVVIIGLGNIGTHLYNAFSELKNVSIAMVYNRTETALLPLKNSINTTTDINDLPNADIYIIATTDDSIANISSQLVLENKLVVHTSGSVAIAALNDKNRKGSFYPLQTFSKGATVNFKEIPICIEAENKTDETLLLQLAESVSNSVHKISSEQRKSIHLAAVFVNNFSNHMYQIGQEICEENKVPFSILSPLIQETVTKLHKLSPYDAQTGPAKRNDIGTMQRHLTQLTNNTHKEIYSVISKSITNTYGKKL
- a CDS encoding group III truncated hemoglobin, coding for MKKLELTTKENVHTLVSAFYDKIRKDETLGPIFNGIITDWDHHLQHLTNFWSNQLFIERGTYKGNPIAVHNKVDNFTGNTINEMHFGIWLNHWFATLDELFEGDNVNIAKNRARNMGSNIHIHIFNARPKTS